Proteins from a single region of Equus asinus isolate D_3611 breed Donkey chromosome 17, EquAss-T2T_v2, whole genome shotgun sequence:
- the LOC139040493 gene encoding olfactory receptor 4C46-like, with protein sequence MENKNVTEFVQLGLIENPKMQKIIFFVFFVVYIISIVGNVLIVVTIIVSPLLESPMYFFLAYLSFIDACYSSVSTPKLIIDSLHKKKIILFNGCMTQIFGEHFFGGADVILLTVMAYDHYVAICKPLHYRIIMNRWVCGLLIVVVWVGGFLHATMQILFIFQLPFCGPNIIDHFMRDLNPLLSLACMDAHTLGLFIAANSGFICVLNFLLLLVSYVVILRSLRTHSMEARCKALSTCVSHITVVVLFFVPCIFVYMRPSATLSIDKAVVVFYTMITPMLNRLIYTLRNTQMKNAIGILCSRKALSGEK encoded by the coding sequence ATGGAGAATAAGAACGTGACAGAATTTGTTCAACTGGGGCTCATAGAGAATCCAAAGATgcagaaaatcatattttttgtgttttttgttgtctACATTATTTCTATCGTTGGAAATGTGCTCATTGTAGTCACCATCATTGTCAGCCCATTACTGGAGTcccccatgtacttttttctgGCTTATCTCTCCTTTATTGATGCCTGCTATTCTTCTGTCAGTACCCCCAAACTGATCATAGATTCactccataaaaagaaaatcatcctaTTTAATGGATGTATGACCCAAATCTTTGGGGAACATTTCTTTGGAGGTGCCGATGTCATCCTGCTTACCGTGATGGCCTATGACCATTAtgtagccatctgcaagcccttGCACTATAGAATCATCATGAATCGGTGGGTGTGTGGCCTGCTAATCGTAGTAGTGTGGGTGGGAGGATTTCTTCATGCAACCATGCAGATCCTATTCATCTTCCAATTGCCCTTCTGTGGCCCTAATATCATAGATCACTTTATGAGGGATCTGAATCCTTTGCTCAGTCTTGCCTGCATGGATGCTCACACTCTAGGCCTCTTCATTGCTGCTAACAGTGGATTCATCTGTGTGTTAAACTTCCTCCTCTTGTTGGTCTCTTATGTGGTCATCCTGCGCTCTCTTAGAACCCACAGCATGGAGGCGAGGTGCAAAGCCCTCTCCACCTGTGTCTCCCACATCACAGTGGTTGTCTTATTCTTTGTGCCCTGCATATTTGTGTATATGAGACCTTCAGCTACTTTATCAATTGATAAAGCAGTTGTTGTATTCTATACAATGATAACCCCCATGTTAAATCGCTTAATCTATACCTTAAGAAATACCcagatgaaaaatgccattgggatatTGTGTAGTAGGAAAGCTCTTTCaggtgaaaaataa